A section of the Diabrotica virgifera virgifera chromosome 8, PGI_DIABVI_V3a genome encodes:
- the LOC126889469 gene encoding dentin sialophosphoprotein-like: protein MFEFREQSIRNDNKLKEKYAEITKNRQTNGEVDVLKKDAIGENSCGVVRKKGSDIKAKLKERSKHIVHPSITPIFKKYPSIRLPSVCIKSNISPTVVMGMDEVENYFKKRNLDMQKYINMALTNQKRRVAMKSTSKATISNFIKKKTIPEYFSALKNSNIDLSESPEVSRGVSNLRKRKRSISSGSSSSQNVMKPLQIDTSEDLSSSSPSPVPSVISDVGSDLSFTQSKEMHMCNICNSVFALAVSLKKHQLKHLRCQFCKVKFTSIKAKDTHLKYNCKVQKIMKSMAHLPDIPLQKIEQNVKIRQKFQNTFAAFNLLPKENSTTAKRQTKISNIKKPDTDKTATKKLKDIEIKIRNSQIYAMGHPEATDNDTKMIKAMLQQYNKLNRKINSVAQTHLPTNSFIKFHHSDVSVELKHLKQNLYYHKIPVEIHYGSSFNASYKYDASFKNTNEISKNKKLQKWDDLDCCDITFGSRLNESGKIKLEILATNNEETNEKSDTEQETTNDLNTNSTDSESTVEYYKDVMDECNDKLNNADKLSLNLEHSQSEKEHDADKEENLTKQNNKNAGENENGESKKNSVDVVESLSNNYDNIKSIDTEDNDNDFSGFDLNTEKEKKNSGSNNSDQIITNDINITNDNKNVEEKDNGECHISEEECINHNNVNDNNYSSSTDQNIERDSENNEHLESEVNFPEGNKSPEISNSTNVSDISTIRVKTVCELNN from the exons ATGTTTGAGTTTAGGGAACAATCTATAAGAAACGATAACAAACTGAAG GAAAAATATGCAGAGATTACAAAAAATCGACAAACTAACGGTGAAGTAGATGTACTTAAGAAAGATGCCATAGGAGAAAACAGTTGCGGAGTAGTTAGAAAAAAAGGTTCTGATATCAAAGCTAAGCTAAAAGAACGTAGTAAACACATAGTTCATCCGAGCATAACaccaattttcaaaaaatatcccAGTATACGTTTGCCCTCAGTATGCATAAAATCGAACATATCTCCTACTGTAGTTATGGGTATGGACGAAGtggaaaactattttaaaaaacgAAATTTAGATATGCAGAAGTATATAAATATGGCACTGACGAACCAGAAACGAAGAGTTGCAATGAAGAGTACCTCAAAAGCTACaatatctaattttataaagaaaaagaCAATTCCTGAATACTTTTCTGCGCTCAAAAATTCGAATATTGATCTTTCAGAGAGTCCGGAAGTTAGTAGGGGAGTTTCAAATTTGCGAAAACGAAAAAGGTCGATATCTAGTGGCAGTTCTTCATCTCAAAACGTTATGAAACCGTTGCAGATTGATACTAGTGAAGATTTATCTTCTTCAAGTCCAAGTCCTGTCCCATCGGTGATCAGTGATGTGGGTTCTGATTTATCATTTACCCAATCTAAAGAAATGCATATGTGTAATATTTGCAATTCGGTATTTGCTCTAGCAGTCAGTTTGAAAAAACACCAGCTTAAGCACCTTCGCTGTCAATTTTGTAAAGTTAAATTTACCTCTATAAAAGCCAAAGATACACACCTTAAATACAATTGTAAAGTGCAAAAAATTATGAAATCTATGGCCCACTTGCCCGATATACCGCTTCAGAAAATAGAGCAAAATGTGAAAATacgacaaaaatttcaaaataccTTCGCTGCGTTTAATCTACTTCCAAAGGAGAATAGTACTACTGCGAAACGTcagacaaaaatttcaaatattaaaaaaccGGATACAGATAAAACTGcaaccaaaaaattaaaagatattgaaaTCAAGATACGTAACAGCCAAATATATGCTATGGGTCATCCAGAAGCTACTGATAATGACACTAAAATGATAAAAGCCATgttacaacaatataataaacTCAACAGAAAGATTAATAGTGTAGCCCAAACTCACTTACCGACTAATTCGTTTATAAAATTCCATCACTCTGATGTATCTGTTGAACTAAAACACTTAAAACAGAATTTATATTATCACAAAATACCTGTCGAGATTCACTACGGATCATCTTTTAACGCATCCTACAAATATGACGCTTCATTCAAAAACACAAACGAAATCTCTAAAAACAAAAAGTTGCAGAAATGGGATGATTTAGATTGCTGCGATATTACTTTTGGTAGTAGACTAAACGAAAGCGGAAAAATCAAACTGGAAATACTAGCTACTAATAACGAAGAAACAAATGAGAAAAGTGATACAGAACAAGAAACTACTAATGATCTTAATACAAATTCCACGGATTCTGAAAGTACAGTGGAGTATTATAAAGATGTTATGGACGAATGTAATGATAAACTGAATAATGCCGATAAACTTTCTTTAAATTTAGAACATTCCCAATCAGAAAAAGAACACGATGCTGACAAAGAAGAAAATCTTACTAAGCAAAACAATAAAAATGCAGGAGAAAATGAAAATGGGGaaagtaaaaaaaatagtgtaGACGTTGTTGAGAGTCTAAGTAATAACTATGATAATATTAAATCTATAGATACAGAAGACAATGACAACGACTTTTCAGGTTTCGATCTAAATACTGAAAAAGAGAAGAAAAATAGTGGAAGTAACAATTCTGACCAAATAATTACTAATGATATTAATATAACCAACGATAATAAAAATGTAGAAGAAAAAGACAACGGGGAGTGTCATATAAGTGAGGAAGAATGTATTAATCATAATAATGTCAATGATAATAATTATTCTTCCAGTACAGACCAAAATATTGAAAGAGATAGTGAGAATAATGAACATTTAGAATCTGAAGTCAATTTTCCAGAAGGTAATAAAAGTCCCGAAATATCAAATAGCACTAATGTATCTGATATATCTACTATTAGAGTGAAGACTGTTTGTGAACTGAATAATTAG